In a genomic window of Poecilia reticulata strain Guanapo linkage group LG22, Guppy_female_1.0+MT, whole genome shotgun sequence:
- the cln8 gene encoding protein CLN8: MPTEQQTTSLPQPSPECFSWDYRLQLISLGFGFYTAVFLLSHLLSLALCCTYNALAAKEKVFWNLAATRAAFGIQSSVAGLRALTEESALSKDKVIGQEDWSWFHVLTATGFFVFENVALHSSSVVFRSFDLPLATHHFFALSGFAGAVVFDSQGHFLAMVTLLLEMSTPFTCISWMLLKAGWARTLFWRANQWVMIHMFHCRMVLTYYMWWVTLTHWEGINTHVALPQRLIFFSGLALLTFIINPIWTHKKTMQLLNPVDWNFGNKLAPVNDITENQSGVSRKPHKN; encoded by the exons ATGCCCACTGAACAGCAGACCACTTCTCTACCCCAACCCAGCCCAGAGTGCTTTTCCTGGGACTATCGCCTTCAGCTCATCAGCCTTGGCTTTGGGTTCTACACGGCTGTATTTCTCCTCTCCCATCTCCTGTCACTAGCTCTGTGCTGCACTTACAATGCTCTCGCAGCCAAAGAGAAGGTCTTCTGGAACCTGGCAGCCACTCGGGCAGCGTTTGGCATTCAGAGCTCTGTGGCAGGACTCCGGGCTCTGACTGAGGAGTCCGCGTTAAGCAAAGACAAAGTGATTGGCCAGGAAGACTGGTCATGGTTTCATGTCCTCACAGCTACCggcttttttgtgtttgagaATGTGGCACTACATTCATCTAGTGTCGTGTTCCGGTCATTCGACTTGCCCTTGGCCACTCACCATTTCTTCGCCCTGTCAGGATTTGCAGGTGCTGTGGTGTTTGATTCTCAAGGACACTTCCTGGCAATGGTTACTCTCCTCCTGGAGATGAGTACACCTTTTACCTGCATCTCCTGGATGCTGCTGAAG GCTGGCTGGGCTCGCACTCTGTTCTGGAGAGCCAACCAGTGGGTGATGATCCACATGTTCCACTGCCGAATGGTGCTCACTTATTACATGTGGTGGGTGACTCTGACCCACTGGGAGGGGATCAACACCCACGTGGCGCTGCCCCAAAGGCTGATCTTCTTCTCTGGACTCGCTCTGCTCACATTTATCATCAACCCCATCTGGACGCACAAGAAGACCATGCAGCTGCTAAATCCTGTGGACTGGAACTTTGGGAACAAGCTGGCACCGGTTAATGACATTACAGAGAATCAGTCTGGGGTTTCTAGGAAACcccataaaaactga